The window GCTATTAGATGTTGCGGGAGCTCAAAATCGTATTCACTCAGCTGCATAGAAAATTTACGCTTGAACCAATATATTTATTCATATAAATTGATTAGCCTTTAACAAAGTAAACAAGTAACAAACCGGCCAGCATAAAAACCAGGCCGACAACACGCAGAGCTTTATCGTTCAGCTGTGAGAGTTCACTCAGCATACGCTTGGTTCCCTTTGGCGAGAGAAACCACGGCATACCTTCTACGATCAGAACTACACCGAGAACAACGATAAGAGCTTCAGGCAACATGAGAGAAAGATAACATCCTTACACAAGAGTTCTGGTCTGCTTATTGCAAAATAAAATTTCGTTATAAGGCTCGCGAGCCCAGTAACAGAACAGAAATGATGATTTTCAGAAGTGGCAAACCCTGCGATCGTATAGCGATGTGAGAATAGAGTCAAGTCAAGACGTTTTTGACTGTAATTTTAACAGTTGTCTCGCTCCGTACGGTTGCGTCAAATAACGGCCCATTGGCGTTATGACGTATTTTAATTTAGAGGTTAGTACGAAGACAGGCGGCAAATAATTCATTCATGAACTCTCTTAAGATAAAATTCCTCGGCTTGTGTTGTATCATTCTGATGGTCGCCATTGGTCTGACAACCTGGTACAACCTGAAAACGCAGAAAGCCATGCTCAGCAAACTGGCGTCAGAACATGGCCGCATGCTGACAGAAACAATCCGCAACAGTATCATTACGGACATGGCCAACGGTAAGAACGACCAGGTTGGCCACATTCTCGGTAAAATCAACAATGAGCCGGCCATAAATAGCGTACGGATCTTTGATGAATCCGGACGTATCCTGATGGCCGCCCTGCCGGAAGAGATAGGCGAACTGGTTTCAACCTCGGAACTGATGGCCTACCGAACAGGGAACTTCTCTTACGCAAGCACACTCTCCGGCCAGGACCACTTCAACTCCTTGGTCCCTATCTATAATGCGCAGGAGTGCTATGGGTGCCACGACGAGAACCTCAAGGTTCTTGGCATCCTCAACCTGCAACTCTCCCTGAACACT of the Deltaproteobacteria bacterium IMCC39524 genome contains:
- a CDS encoding DUF2065 domain-containing protein, giving the protein MLPEALIVVLGVVLIVEGMPWFLSPKGTKRMLSELSQLNDKALRVVGLVFMLAGLLLVYFVKG